A genomic region of Gadus macrocephalus chromosome 5, ASM3116895v1 contains the following coding sequences:
- the LOC132458164 gene encoding gap junction delta-2 protein isoform X1 — protein MGEWTILERLLEAAVQQHSTMIGRIFPSSSNQRNSWCQLTLQDVGWILLTVVVIFRILIVAIVGETVYDDEQTMFVCNTLQPGCNQACYDKAFPISHIRYWVFQIIMVCTPSLCFITYSVHQSAKQKERRFSTVYLTLDKDQDSMKREESKKITKNTIVNGVLQNTENTTKEAEPDCLEVKEIQNSAMRTKSKLRRQEGISRFYIIQVVFRNALEIGFLVGQYFLYGFNVPSVYECDRYPCIKDVECYVSRPTEKTVFLVFMFAVSGFCVILNLAELNHLGWRKIKTAVRGVQARRKSIYEIRNKDLPRMSVPNFGRTQSSDSAYV, from the exons ATGGGGGAATGGACTATACTAGAGAGGCTCCTGGAGGCTGCTGTCCAGCAGCACTCGACTATGATAGGAAG GATTTTTCCTTCCTCATCGAACCAGCGTAATTCTTGGTGCCAGCTTACTCTCCAGGACGTGGGATG GATCCTACTCACTGTGGTGGTCATCTTCCGGATCTTAATCGTAGCGATAGTCGGAGAGACTGTCTATGATGACGAGCaaaccatgtttgtgtgtaacacCTTACAACCGGGCTGCAACCAGGCATGTTACGACAAGGCATTTCCCATTTCACACATCCGATACTGGGTGTTTCAAATTATCATGGTGTGCACGCCGAGCCTGTGCTTCATCACCTACTCGGTGCACCAGTCGGCCAAGCAGAAGGAGCGGCGCTTCTCAACGGTGTACCTGACGCTGGACAAGGACCAAGACTCCATGAAGAGGGAAGAGAGCAAAAAGATCACCAAGAACACCATCGTGAACGGAGTACTGCAGAACACGGAGAACACCACCAAAGAGGCCGAGCCGGACTGCTTGGAGGTCAAGGAGATCCAGAACTCGGCCATGAGAACTAAGTCGAAATTAAGGCGCCAGGAGGGAATCTCGAGGTTCTACATCATCCAAGTGGTGTTCAGAAACGCGTTGGAGATCGGTTTTCTGGTGGGGCAATATTTCTTGTACGGATTCAACGTGCCGTCCGTGTACGAGTGCGATCGATACCCGTGCATCAAAGACGTCGAGTGCTACGTCTCCAGGCCCACGGAGAAGACCGTGTTCCTGGTGTTCATGTTCGCCGTCAGCGGGTTTTGTGTGATTCTGAATCTGGCGGAACTCAATCATCTGGGCTGGCGAAAGATCAAGACGGCCGTGCGGGGCGTGCAGGCGCGACGAAAGTCCATCTATGAGATCCGAAACAAAGACTTGCCGAGAATGAGTGTGCCCAATTTCGGGCGTACTCAGTCCAGTGACTCCGCTTATGTGTAA
- the LOC132458164 gene encoding gap junction delta-2 protein isoform X2 translates to MGEWTILERLLEAAVQQHSTMIGRILLTVVVIFRILIVAIVGETVYDDEQTMFVCNTLQPGCNQACYDKAFPISHIRYWVFQIIMVCTPSLCFITYSVHQSAKQKERRFSTVYLTLDKDQDSMKREESKKITKNTIVNGVLQNTENTTKEAEPDCLEVKEIQNSAMRTKSKLRRQEGISRFYIIQVVFRNALEIGFLVGQYFLYGFNVPSVYECDRYPCIKDVECYVSRPTEKTVFLVFMFAVSGFCVILNLAELNHLGWRKIKTAVRGVQARRKSIYEIRNKDLPRMSVPNFGRTQSSDSAYV, encoded by the exons ATGGGGGAATGGACTATACTAGAGAGGCTCCTGGAGGCTGCTGTCCAGCAGCACTCGACTATGATAGGAAG GATCCTACTCACTGTGGTGGTCATCTTCCGGATCTTAATCGTAGCGATAGTCGGAGAGACTGTCTATGATGACGAGCaaaccatgtttgtgtgtaacacCTTACAACCGGGCTGCAACCAGGCATGTTACGACAAGGCATTTCCCATTTCACACATCCGATACTGGGTGTTTCAAATTATCATGGTGTGCACGCCGAGCCTGTGCTTCATCACCTACTCGGTGCACCAGTCGGCCAAGCAGAAGGAGCGGCGCTTCTCAACGGTGTACCTGACGCTGGACAAGGACCAAGACTCCATGAAGAGGGAAGAGAGCAAAAAGATCACCAAGAACACCATCGTGAACGGAGTACTGCAGAACACGGAGAACACCACCAAAGAGGCCGAGCCGGACTGCTTGGAGGTCAAGGAGATCCAGAACTCGGCCATGAGAACTAAGTCGAAATTAAGGCGCCAGGAGGGAATCTCGAGGTTCTACATCATCCAAGTGGTGTTCAGAAACGCGTTGGAGATCGGTTTTCTGGTGGGGCAATATTTCTTGTACGGATTCAACGTGCCGTCCGTGTACGAGTGCGATCGATACCCGTGCATCAAAGACGTCGAGTGCTACGTCTCCAGGCCCACGGAGAAGACCGTGTTCCTGGTGTTCATGTTCGCCGTCAGCGGGTTTTGTGTGATTCTGAATCTGGCGGAACTCAATCATCTGGGCTGGCGAAAGATCAAGACGGCCGTGCGGGGCGTGCAGGCGCGACGAAAGTCCATCTATGAGATCCGAAACAAAGACTTGCCGAGAATGAGTGTGCCCAATTTCGGGCGTACTCAGTCCAGTGACTCCGCTTATGTGTAA